From Streptomyces sp. NBC_01754, a single genomic window includes:
- a CDS encoding lantibiotic dehydratase translates to MSAPAVYGAGQEPVGLAELPGTRWQVWRDAVLRSTGFPAEGLRLFASPDAASAAEARLAGDIDEAGYRAAFGQAAAVTGARLYEIAGDPLFREAITWQNPGVLASLDGLRAAGPDAPPDRKTRRRQAVVARYWQRYCAKNDTIGFFGPVCWVRLTDDEAVVSARPGPGLVTGRQVYFEWWALAAFADRLARDPRFRPHLPVALQPHLSVRGGMLHRPVTPPAELTPAEAALLGLLTGPRPAAGLVDELVADSGNPVRRRADGFVLLERLTERGVLRWGIDLPLNLTAEPTLHAAIDAIGDPAARAAAREEFGRLDAARAALAAAAGDPAALHTAAVRLDEVFTELTGLDSRRRAGQTYAGRTLCHEDSVRDLELSFGRSLLEELAPALDVLLTAARWLSHALASAYRQALREVYADLCADLGTREVPLGDLRYLAHGLFFGTGRRPVDDVVAAFAGRWAELTGGTGPAPDTRRLRLRSSELSARAAELFDAPGPGWSTARIHSPDLQIAAPSLERLAAGDYTVVLGELHAAYLTLCTGVFSRAHPRPGALRSAIDRDLGKDRVQLLLPEDFPRMTARVADLLWSPDNWQLGFAPAPGAEHSRLLPVTALTVTERDDDLVALHADGREWPLLELFADFLSMHTADAFKLVAAGAHTPRVSIDRLVVERETWRSTVGATGLATAKGYAERYLAARRWASELGLPDRVFIRLGTELKPTYADLTSPPLVYSLASMMRRAGLDAGPGVEVVVTEVLPLPEDTWVPDAAGRTYYSELRVQVRDPLVPPHAVGSADV, encoded by the coding sequence ATGTCAGCGCCCGCCGTGTACGGCGCCGGCCAGGAGCCGGTCGGGCTGGCCGAACTGCCCGGAACCCGCTGGCAGGTGTGGCGCGACGCCGTCCTGCGCTCCACCGGGTTCCCGGCGGAGGGCCTGCGCCTGTTCGCCTCCCCCGACGCCGCCTCGGCCGCCGAGGCGCGTCTCGCCGGAGACATCGACGAGGCCGGCTACCGGGCGGCCTTCGGACAGGCCGCCGCGGTCACCGGGGCCCGGCTGTACGAGATAGCGGGCGACCCCCTCTTCCGCGAGGCGATCACCTGGCAGAACCCCGGTGTGCTGGCGTCCCTGGACGGGCTGCGCGCGGCCGGCCCCGACGCCCCGCCGGACCGCAAGACCCGCCGCCGGCAGGCGGTGGTGGCCCGCTACTGGCAGCGCTACTGCGCCAAGAACGACACCATCGGCTTCTTCGGCCCGGTGTGCTGGGTCCGGCTGACCGACGACGAGGCCGTGGTGTCGGCCCGTCCGGGTCCCGGGCTGGTGACCGGGCGTCAGGTGTACTTCGAGTGGTGGGCCCTGGCCGCGTTCGCGGACCGGCTGGCCCGCGATCCCCGCTTCCGGCCGCACCTGCCCGTGGCGTTGCAGCCCCACCTCTCCGTACGGGGAGGGATGCTGCACCGCCCCGTGACCCCGCCCGCGGAACTCACCCCGGCCGAGGCGGCCCTGCTCGGCCTGCTGACCGGGCCGCGCCCGGCCGCCGGGCTGGTGGACGAGCTGGTCGCGGACAGCGGCAACCCCGTCCGCCGCCGCGCGGACGGGTTCGTGCTGCTGGAGCGCCTCACCGAGCGCGGCGTGCTGCGCTGGGGCATCGACCTGCCGCTGAACCTCACCGCCGAACCGACCCTGCACGCGGCCATCGACGCGATCGGCGATCCGGCCGCCCGCGCGGCCGCCCGCGAGGAGTTCGGCCGACTGGACGCCGCCCGCGCGGCGCTGGCCGCCGCGGCCGGCGACCCGGCCGCCCTGCACACCGCGGCGGTCCGGCTGGACGAGGTGTTCACCGAGCTGACCGGGCTCGACAGCCGCCGCAGGGCGGGGCAGACGTACGCCGGACGCACGTTGTGCCACGAGGACTCGGTGCGCGACCTGGAGCTGTCGTTCGGCCGGTCACTGCTGGAGGAGCTGGCGCCCGCACTCGACGTGCTCCTCACGGCCGCGCGCTGGCTCAGCCACGCCCTCGCGTCGGCGTACCGGCAGGCGCTGCGGGAGGTGTACGCCGACCTGTGCGCCGACCTCGGCACCCGGGAGGTACCACTGGGCGATCTGCGCTATCTCGCCCACGGCCTGTTCTTCGGCACCGGCCGGCGGCCGGTCGACGACGTCGTGGCCGCCTTCGCCGGCCGGTGGGCCGAGCTGACGGGCGGGACCGGGCCGGCACCGGACACCCGGCGGCTGCGGCTGCGCTCCTCCGAGCTGTCCGCCCGGGCCGCCGAGCTGTTCGACGCGCCGGGGCCCGGCTGGTCCACGGCCCGTATCCACAGCCCGGACCTGCAGATCGCCGCGCCGAGTCTGGAGAGACTGGCCGCCGGTGACTACACGGTGGTGCTCGGCGAGCTGCACGCGGCCTATCTGACACTGTGCACCGGCGTGTTCAGCCGGGCCCACCCCCGGCCGGGCGCCCTGCGCTCCGCGATCGACCGGGATCTCGGGAAGGACCGGGTGCAGCTGCTGCTGCCGGAGGACTTCCCCCGGATGACCGCCCGGGTCGCCGATCTGCTGTGGTCGCCGGACAACTGGCAGCTCGGCTTCGCGCCCGCGCCCGGCGCCGAGCACTCCCGGCTGCTCCCGGTCACCGCGCTGACGGTGACGGAGCGGGACGACGACCTGGTGGCGCTCCACGCCGACGGGCGGGAGTGGCCGCTGCTGGAGCTGTTCGCCGACTTCCTGTCCATGCACACGGCGGACGCCTTCAAGCTCGTCGCGGCCGGAGCGCACACCCCCCGGGTGTCGATCGACCGGCTCGTCGTGGAGCGCGAGACCTGGCGCAGCACGGTCGGGGCGACGGGACTGGCGACGGCCAAGGGCTATGCCGAGCGGTATCTCGCGGCCCGGCGCTGGGCGTCGGAACTCGGCCTGCCGGACCGGGTGTTCATCCGCCTCGGCACCGAGCTCAAGCCGACGTACGCGGATCTGACCAGCCCGCCGCTGGTGTACTCGCTCGCGTCCATGATGCGCCGGGCCGGTCTGGACGCGGGCCCCGGCGTCGAGGTGGTGGTCACGGAGGTGCTGCCGCTCCCGGAGGACACCTGGGTACCGGACGCCGCCGGCCGCACCTACTACTCGGAGCTGCGCGTGCAGGTCCGCGATCCGCTCGTGCCGCCGCACGCGGTGGGGAGCGCCGATGTCTGA
- a CDS encoding non-ribosomal peptide synthetase: MTATTPHDPGPPPRPDGGPPVPFADRHRLGTGYRPLAGGETIPAAFAAQAARRPDAPAVLGEGEPWTYRVLADAADRTAAALRAAGIRHGDRVGILLDHSPQTVAAILGVLSAGGCYVPLDPGHPVPRLAQLVALAGIDLVVADGTGLANRLRDEPLRVVEPPDPAGTGGPDVRPAGQRARPDDLAYLLCTSGSTGRPKGVPQTHRNVLHGVANHIENFRLTPADRLSVVSSFGFDMAVTDTFAALLAGAAAVLVDVRRHGPAHLAEALADRGTTVLHCTPTVYRYLVDALGERRLDTVRAVVLGGETVTRHDALRCRAHFAPDCVFVNGYGATEASFAVQDHLPPDAELEHDVLPIGYPLAGYEVSLLGPGGEPAADEGEIVIRSPYVAPGYWQAPELTAERFGRDGTGRGVPSYRTGDLGRRLPDGRLAYLGRLDRQVKIRGIRVELGEVEYHLAALPGVLRAVAVARTDDTGRTELLGHVQPVAGTRLDPGELRRRLSAQVPEHLVPRLLTVLDALPLTSTGKVDTRALPDPRAPRPVGRGPEPSTATEEAIARAWATVLKAPAVVTDANFFDLGGDSLLMADVQRLLRDGLGVPVPLLEMYRHPTVAALARHLDGDAAPATAPATAPGLRRVTERAARRARREGKGRR; this comes from the coding sequence ATGACCGCGACGACTCCGCACGACCCGGGGCCGCCTCCGCGACCGGACGGGGGGCCGCCCGTGCCCTTCGCCGACCGGCACCGGCTGGGTACCGGGTACCGGCCGCTCGCCGGCGGGGAGACGATCCCGGCGGCCTTCGCGGCACAGGCCGCCCGGCGGCCCGACGCCCCGGCCGTGCTCGGCGAGGGCGAACCGTGGACGTACCGCGTGCTGGCGGACGCGGCGGACCGGACGGCGGCCGCGCTGCGGGCCGCCGGCATCCGGCACGGTGACCGTGTCGGCATCCTGCTGGACCACTCACCACAGACCGTGGCCGCGATCCTGGGCGTCCTGTCCGCCGGCGGATGCTACGTACCGCTGGACCCGGGCCATCCCGTACCGCGCCTGGCCCAGCTCGTCGCGCTCGCCGGTATCGACCTCGTGGTCGCCGACGGGACCGGCCTGGCGAACCGGCTGCGGGACGAACCACTGCGCGTGGTGGAGCCCCCGGACCCGGCCGGTACGGGCGGACCGGACGTCCGCCCCGCCGGGCAGCGTGCCCGCCCCGACGACCTCGCCTACCTGCTCTGCACCTCCGGTTCCACGGGCCGGCCGAAGGGCGTGCCGCAGACCCACCGCAACGTCCTGCACGGAGTCGCCAACCACATCGAGAACTTCCGCCTCACACCTGCGGACCGGCTGAGCGTGGTGTCCTCCTTCGGCTTCGACATGGCGGTGACCGACACCTTCGCGGCACTGCTCGCCGGGGCGGCGGCCGTCCTCGTGGACGTGCGGCGGCACGGCCCGGCCCATCTCGCCGAGGCCCTGGCCGACCGGGGGACGACGGTCCTGCACTGCACACCGACCGTGTACCGCTACCTGGTCGACGCGCTCGGGGAGCGGCGCCTGGACACGGTCCGCGCGGTGGTGCTCGGCGGCGAGACCGTGACCCGGCACGACGCCCTGCGCTGCCGCGCGCACTTCGCGCCGGACTGCGTGTTCGTCAACGGGTACGGGGCCACCGAGGCCAGCTTCGCCGTTCAGGACCATCTGCCGCCGGACGCCGAGCTCGAGCACGACGTCCTGCCCATCGGCTACCCGCTGGCCGGGTACGAGGTCTCGCTCCTCGGTCCCGGGGGCGAACCGGCGGCCGACGAGGGGGAGATCGTCATCCGCAGCCCGTACGTCGCACCGGGCTACTGGCAGGCGCCCGAGCTGACCGCCGAGCGGTTCGGCCGCGACGGCACCGGACGCGGCGTGCCGAGCTACCGCACCGGCGACCTGGGGCGCAGGCTGCCGGACGGCAGGCTGGCGTATCTGGGCAGGCTGGACCGCCAGGTGAAGATCCGCGGCATCCGCGTCGAACTCGGCGAGGTCGAGTACCACCTCGCGGCACTGCCCGGCGTGCTGCGGGCGGTGGCGGTCGCCCGGACCGACGACACCGGCCGCACGGAACTGCTGGGCCATGTGCAGCCCGTCGCGGGCACCCGGCTCGATCCCGGCGAGCTGCGCCGCCGGCTGTCGGCCCAGGTACCGGAGCACCTGGTGCCGCGCCTGCTGACCGTCCTCGACGCTCTGCCGCTGACCAGTACGGGGAAGGTGGACACCCGGGCACTGCCCGATCCCCGGGCACCCCGGCCCGTGGGCCGGGGACCGGAGCCGTCTACCGCCACCGAGGAGGCGATAGCCCGGGCGTGGGCCACGGTCCTGAAGGCACCGGCTGTCGTCACGGACGCCAACTTCTTCGACCTGGGCGGCGATTCGCTCCTGATGGCCGATGTGCAGCGGCTGCTGCGGGACGGCCTCGGTGTACCGGTGCCCCTGCTGGAGATGTACCGGCATCCGACCGTCGCCGCGCTGGCCCGCCACCTCGACGGGGACGCCGCCCCCGCCACCGCCCCCGCCACCGCGCCCGGTCTGCGCCGGGTCACCGAACGGGCCGCGCGCCGGGCCCGCCGCGAAGGGAAGGGGCGGCGGTGA
- a CDS encoding beta-ketoacyl synthase N-terminal-like domain-containing protein translates to MSEYDDRVAVVGLAGRFPGADSVPEFWRLLRDGVDAVHDYTEAELRQLGVGPGLSADPTLVRSGGVLPGGVLDGVAGFDAELFGFDARDAPLLDPQHRLFLESAWTALEDAGCDPRRYDGDVGVFTGVSTNRYFLFHLLGNPAVRGGGPDDWEAQLATRPGADYLPAQVAYRLGLRGPAMAVQTACSSSLTAVCVAAQSLLDYGCDLAVAGGASVSFPRHRHTPEGLVSPDGRCRAFDTAAAGTGYSTGSAAVVLKRYADVDPDRDRVHAVLRGWAVNNDGAHRAGFAAPGADGQAAVVAEALARAEVSPHELGYLEAHGSATVLGDAIELAALHQVWRAAGASPAGSCALGTAKANIGNLDAASGVAGLVAAVRAVGEGSVPAHVHFREPHPELGLGTGPFTVPRTLRPWPRGGSRLAGVSSFGLGGSNAHVVLEQAAPPAPAPAGDWQLLPLSAHSPAALLEACRRLAGHLENAGPGPCLADVAYTLATGRRVLPHRVAVAAREPAEAAAALRQAAAGARGAPPLPGGAGPELHAAARSWLSGEDTDWTSYLKDRPGRVCTLPAYPFRRRRHWIDPPARRAADRGGPA, encoded by the coding sequence GTGAGCGAGTACGACGACCGCGTCGCCGTCGTCGGCCTCGCCGGCCGGTTCCCCGGCGCGGACAGCGTGCCGGAGTTCTGGCGACTGCTGCGCGACGGCGTCGACGCGGTCCACGACTACACCGAGGCGGAGCTGCGGCAACTCGGCGTCGGCCCGGGGCTGTCGGCCGATCCGACGCTGGTGCGGTCCGGCGGGGTGCTGCCGGGCGGGGTGCTCGACGGCGTCGCCGGGTTCGACGCGGAACTGTTCGGTTTCGACGCCCGCGACGCCCCGCTGCTCGACCCCCAGCACCGGTTGTTCCTCGAGTCGGCCTGGACGGCGCTGGAGGACGCCGGCTGCGATCCGCGGCGGTACGACGGCGACGTCGGGGTCTTCACCGGCGTCTCCACCAACCGGTACTTCCTCTTCCACCTGCTCGGCAACCCCGCGGTCCGGGGCGGCGGCCCGGACGACTGGGAGGCACAGCTCGCCACCCGCCCCGGCGCCGACTACCTGCCCGCGCAGGTCGCGTACCGGCTCGGCCTGCGCGGGCCGGCGATGGCCGTCCAGACCGCGTGCTCCAGCTCGCTCACGGCCGTCTGCGTCGCCGCGCAGAGCCTCCTCGACTACGGCTGCGACCTCGCCGTCGCCGGTGGCGCGAGCGTCTCCTTCCCACGCCACCGGCACACGCCCGAGGGACTGGTCTCACCGGACGGGCGGTGCCGGGCCTTCGACACGGCGGCCGCCGGCACCGGGTACTCCACCGGCAGCGCCGCGGTGGTGCTCAAACGCTACGCCGACGTCGACCCGGACCGCGACCGTGTGCACGCCGTGCTGCGCGGCTGGGCGGTGAACAACGACGGTGCCCACCGCGCCGGTTTCGCGGCGCCGGGGGCGGACGGCCAGGCGGCGGTGGTGGCCGAGGCACTCGCCCGCGCCGAGGTGAGCCCGCACGAGCTCGGCTATCTGGAGGCGCACGGCAGCGCCACGGTCCTCGGCGACGCCATCGAGCTCGCCGCCCTGCACCAGGTCTGGCGGGCGGCCGGCGCGTCACCCGCCGGGTCCTGCGCCCTCGGCACCGCCAAGGCCAACATCGGCAACCTGGACGCGGCGTCGGGAGTCGCCGGACTGGTGGCCGCCGTCCGCGCCGTCGGCGAGGGCAGTGTCCCCGCCCATGTGCACTTCCGTGAACCCCACCCCGAACTAGGGCTCGGGACCGGTCCGTTCACCGTGCCGCGGACACTGCGGCCCTGGCCGCGCGGTGGCAGCCGGCTGGCGGGGGTGAGCTCGTTCGGGCTGGGCGGCAGCAACGCGCACGTGGTGCTGGAACAGGCCGCCCCACCCGCCCCGGCACCGGCGGGCGACTGGCAGCTGCTGCCGCTCTCCGCGCATTCCCCGGCGGCACTCCTCGAGGCCTGCCGACGGCTCGCCGGGCATCTGGAGAACGCCGGCCCCGGCCCGTGCCTGGCCGACGTCGCCTACACCCTGGCCACCGGCCGCCGGGTCCTGCCGCACCGCGTGGCGGTCGCCGCCCGCGAGCCCGCCGAGGCGGCGGCGGCCCTGCGGCAGGCCGCGGCGGGAGCGCGGGGGGCGCCACCGCTGCCGGGCGGGGCCGGACCGGAGCTGCACGCGGCCGCCCGCTCCTGGCTGAGCGGTGAGGACACCGACTGGACGAGTTACCTCAAGGACCGCCCGGGACGGGTCTGCACGCTGCCCGCCTATCCGTTCCGGCGCCGGCGGCACTGGATCGACCCGCCGGCCCGTCGGGCAGCAGACCGGGGAGGACCCGCATGA
- a CDS encoding DUF6002 family protein, whose protein sequence is MTTALVAERNLILDYYERLPQAVTALVDDPAPVTVPGAFSPGFALPEPDAEVRGFFEPARAQWRELGAYGGHRLVLLDLAGNPGTHTTKTFPSLLIVARAVEYIRRTGEPVLIFTPTSANKGTALRDAVARALAAGLATPDQLRIATLAPASGRSKLRAGSLTDDVGLRARNPLMVYDGERAEDVKALARQFTDAYAADLKRRHGVNLWFSLDLRNYLVADTARAFFEQDADPTDAAGPRLHAHAVSSAFGLLGYHAGRDVLEAAGAARPASRPASLLVQHLGTPDMVLSLRRGSFDRAGLPGYEHGADGLWRQEADPHFPGVADELDEVLDPTFYTHRPATSPAMNAVIARHGGDGVVVSRRECLERYPALRELVADHPRPLPGDPRALREWSLVMALTGVCNAVDRGLVEAGRDVVVHGSGWYADDDVRTPPEPALVPVSAVEDIAAALLL, encoded by the coding sequence ATGACCACCGCACTCGTCGCCGAGCGCAACCTGATCCTCGACTACTACGAACGGTTGCCGCAGGCCGTGACGGCCCTGGTGGACGACCCGGCGCCGGTCACCGTACCCGGCGCGTTCTCCCCCGGGTTCGCGCTGCCGGAACCGGACGCCGAGGTCCGCGGCTTCTTCGAGCCGGCCCGGGCGCAGTGGCGGGAGCTGGGCGCGTACGGCGGCCACCGGCTGGTCCTGCTGGACCTGGCCGGCAACCCCGGCACGCACACCACCAAGACCTTCCCCTCCCTGCTGATCGTCGCCCGCGCCGTGGAGTACATCCGCCGCACCGGTGAACCGGTCCTGATCTTCACCCCCACGTCGGCGAACAAGGGGACCGCGCTCCGCGACGCCGTCGCGCGGGCGCTGGCCGCCGGACTGGCCACCCCCGACCAGCTGCGGATCGCCACGCTGGCCCCGGCCTCCGGCCGGTCCAAACTGCGGGCCGGAAGCCTGACCGACGACGTGGGACTTCGGGCCCGCAACCCGCTGATGGTGTACGACGGCGAGCGCGCCGAGGACGTCAAGGCGCTGGCCCGGCAGTTCACCGACGCGTACGCGGCGGACCTCAAACGGCGCCACGGAGTGAACCTGTGGTTCTCGCTGGACCTGCGCAACTACCTCGTGGCCGACACCGCGCGGGCCTTCTTCGAGCAGGACGCGGACCCGACCGACGCCGCCGGGCCGCGGCTGCACGCCCACGCCGTGTCGAGCGCCTTCGGGCTGCTCGGCTACCACGCAGGCCGGGACGTGCTGGAGGCCGCCGGCGCCGCTCGCCCGGCGAGCCGTCCCGCGAGCCTGCTCGTCCAGCACCTGGGAACCCCGGACATGGTGCTCAGCCTGCGCCGGGGCAGCTTCGACCGGGCCGGACTGCCGGGCTACGAACACGGCGCCGACGGACTGTGGCGGCAGGAGGCGGACCCGCACTTCCCTGGCGTCGCCGACGAGCTGGACGAGGTCCTCGACCCCACCTTCTACACCCACCGCCCGGCCACCTCACCGGCGATGAACGCCGTCATCGCCCGGCACGGCGGCGACGGCGTCGTGGTCTCGCGCCGCGAGTGCCTCGAACGCTACCCGGCGCTGCGGGAACTGGTCGCGGACCATCCGCGGCCGCTGCCGGGCGATCCACGCGCGCTCCGCGAGTGGTCGCTGGTCATGGCCCTGACCGGCGTGTGCAACGCCGTGGACCGCGGGCTGGTCGAGGCGGGCCGCGACGTGGTGGTCCACGGATCCGGCTGGTACGCCGACGACGACGTGCGCACACCGCCGGAGCCGGCGCTCGTACCGGTGTCGGCCGTCGAGGACATCGCGGCCGCGCTGCTGCTGTGA
- a CDS encoding MBL fold metallo-hydrolase, translating to MFFVDTLEFEGLGNRSYLAGGPSAAVVVDPPRDIDQVIAAAARRGVRIAFVAETHIHNDYVTGGLELARVTGAQYLVPADAHVSFTRVPVADGDTVAVDEGLVLRAIATPGHTPHHTSYALTEDGRGVAAFTGGSLLIGTVGRPDLVEPRLTEQLARAQHASAHRLADELDDEVPVLPTHGFGSFCSSSQAEGDASTIGEERRSNDALRLDVDTFVAQMLAGLEDVPAYYAHMGPANAAGPAPVDLTPPRRADAEEIASRLAAGEWVVDLRSRTAFAEGHVAGSFNFEGEGKLATYLAWLIPWGKPVTLLAGTPEQVTDAQRELSRVGIDRPAAAATGDPAGWVREGERLVSFPRARFADLADARERGDDVVVLDVRRDSERVGGSVDGSVHIPVHQLHGRIGEVPDGVVWVHCAGGMRAAIAASLLDAAGRDVVAVDDGFDAAADAGLPLTSG from the coding sequence GTGTTCTTCGTCGACACCCTGGAGTTCGAGGGCCTGGGCAACCGCAGCTATCTGGCCGGCGGACCCAGTGCCGCGGTGGTCGTCGACCCGCCGCGCGACATCGACCAGGTCATCGCCGCGGCGGCCCGCCGCGGGGTGCGCATCGCCTTCGTGGCCGAGACCCACATCCACAACGACTACGTCACCGGCGGTCTGGAGCTGGCGCGCGTCACCGGCGCCCAGTACCTGGTGCCGGCCGACGCGCACGTCTCGTTCACCCGTGTCCCCGTCGCCGACGGCGACACGGTGGCGGTGGACGAGGGCCTGGTGCTGCGCGCCATCGCCACTCCCGGGCACACCCCGCACCACACCTCGTACGCCCTCACCGAGGACGGGCGCGGTGTGGCGGCGTTCACCGGAGGGTCGCTGCTGATCGGTACCGTGGGCCGCCCGGACCTGGTCGAACCAAGGCTGACCGAACAGCTGGCCCGAGCACAGCACGCCTCCGCCCACCGGCTGGCCGACGAACTGGACGACGAGGTGCCGGTGCTGCCCACCCATGGATTCGGCAGCTTCTGCTCCTCGTCGCAGGCCGAGGGGGACGCGAGCACGATCGGTGAGGAGCGCAGGAGCAACGACGCGCTGAGGCTGGATGTGGACACCTTCGTCGCCCAGATGCTCGCCGGACTGGAGGACGTACCCGCCTACTACGCGCACATGGGCCCGGCCAACGCCGCCGGTCCCGCCCCGGTCGACCTCACCCCGCCCCGGCGTGCGGACGCCGAGGAGATCGCCTCCCGGCTGGCCGCGGGTGAGTGGGTGGTGGACCTGCGCAGCCGCACGGCCTTCGCCGAGGGGCACGTGGCCGGGTCGTTCAACTTCGAGGGCGAGGGCAAGCTCGCCACCTACCTGGCCTGGCTGATCCCGTGGGGCAAGCCCGTCACCCTGCTCGCCGGCACCCCGGAGCAGGTCACCGACGCGCAGCGGGAGCTGTCGCGGGTGGGCATCGACCGCCCGGCCGCGGCCGCCACCGGTGATCCGGCCGGCTGGGTCCGCGAGGGCGAGCGGCTCGTCTCCTTCCCCCGCGCCCGCTTCGCCGACCTCGCCGATGCCCGCGAGCGAGGCGACGACGTGGTCGTTCTGGACGTGCGCCGGGACTCGGAACGCGTGGGCGGCTCCGTCGACGGCTCGGTCCACATCCCCGTCCACCAGCTGCACGGCCGCATCGGCGAGGTGCCGGACGGGGTGGTGTGGGTGCACTGCGCCGGCGGGATGCGCGCAGCGATCGCGGCCTCTCTGCTGGACGCCGCCGGCCGCGACGTGGTCGCCGTCGACGACGGCTTCGACGCCGCGGCGGACGCCGGGCTGCCCCTGACCTCCGGCTGA